From a region of the Neodiprion fabricii isolate iyNeoFabr1 chromosome 7, iyNeoFabr1.1, whole genome shotgun sequence genome:
- the LOC124186571 gene encoding uncharacterized protein LOC124186571: MLTSSRRQRNDTIRRRMSSPNRFNIFGRLSGRPTSLQENPSPDENKRPQSVVVNFKENEDIRDAESCHSSISSEDSADLGVFACARQRPKSQQLWEKEDIILALSALPAGEAALALIPSLHGDDLTTALRESQNLNVGDTSIRGHRLSTPSFVNRYIRKASLAAENDAAAAAAPGELISKWPNTCLLVSCFFGKLELVKYLLQRGARVDACDGDGRTPLHLGACSGSVEIIEELLKHNGNPEEWDVNRKCTPLHCAAAAGDVKSVKLLLKSGANVDAGLSGNSMDHEKTPLHYAVLNDASDCVEELLRAGASPNNSVVYTETPLHVAASLGSARCVSLLLNYGADVRVQFGSARSTPLHLAAEEGSADCTKLLLEAGAPSDARNARGQSAMHLAALAQSAETVDLLIKAGSSVNMEDSDGRTPLHAAVAKAMRGGELVKALIQAGALVNKPDKYGYTPLHTAALNENSSLVTLLLTKGADVTARTKGGISALCFIVRRTPNVLPKYVGRLDQAISLHDHELGDVDCELKLDFRPLMTGGRGEAELFLCLIEAGQRHILKHPLCETFLHLKWLRIRKFFVFSLIFHSLFAIILSIYIFLTFYMEWYKWSKFLYWPVLGFTCTLACKELFQVAHGITGYAKRWENWLQWSVIIISAIVLIWQGTTWSLHAAAIGVTLVWVELMIVVGRFPMFGLYIQMFTQVAVNFFKFLGAYSCLIIGFSLGFTVIHKDYKSFANPGVGLIKTIVMMSGELEFEDMFWNATDISIARGATMHLMFLVFVILVTVILTNLLVGLAVSDIQELQRCAGLERLIRRAELVAHLESLLFSKLLDYTSIKIVRIFRKGALLLHPPHHCGVNIRPNDPRDKCLPRDLAKAVYHLVAKKKLRNRVPRYPSNQSLISTSAGDIRMSKIQRFPSTSEYSRQQVTELVADLKKCSGKLGTQLDVLTKRIELIAQEMDQNGSNEDASYVSFPQGNFASFMDFLESIPDYGDVNHLSNEQFKQKLDYLKRKQRTLLKNLKNCLEENDGKIVGHPKNISDLECKKIRQWCTDYNNLSLQGMKCSFEESRTESPLPFPSEKFAGLAEDQDLLTYRCKDKDAKTLRNREIHSATKSWSTWSQSKSRESVESDAGDSMETKSLPPDSPKKWHPTVPKPFNFTIREEAEKYMSAVELQAEERETKNVAGKRNPLTKRHARPVPLTSKLPMYDKLLAEKEERSRMVREESAWSLMSQVRPFRLECARRALTRSSPQLCRNSSLTNGSRLAQRFRARPVPKNLFSTNVYDRMIEDDLYRSLRKKVRASELLKSSSLPPSMAARERMRSVNGEFVSLSRELGIERVCGGRESTGASVTPLPSERSRSAMTSTSLSTKGTNLAAVLRCQASREKMEREIQERMEERRREQFLKSRESVVRRRPAWRALRAAARHEHEQDLALRASLRRDEARELAERHRLHMEMMLGRVTQIPTLFERHSQMEEYFQNFQTSPLRRASVGTSNKSKKKRTKRPNSGSVESYSSSRSSSRPNSGSVASSGTSVSISNSSKSSDSRKSVKSSGLSKKKGDRGPLKVSINETAQLIEDNDDKYERYSSDSIPSDENNASASESEENNDSVERFKTK; encoded by the exons ATGCTCACCTCGTCGCGACGGCAGAGAAAc GATACGATTAGACGCAGAATGTCAAGTCCGAACCGGTTCAATATTTTTGGCAGACTATCGGGACGCCCTACGAGCCTGCAGGAGAATCCTAGTccggatgaaaataaaaggcCTCAATCTGTCGTCGTCAATTTCAAG GAGAACGAAGATATCAGAGATGCAGAATCCTGCCACAGTAGCATATCTTCCGAAGATAGTGCGGATCTAGGAGTGTTTGCCTGTGCAAGACAGCGTCCCAAGTCGCAACAGCTGTGGGAAAAAGAGGATATAATTTTGGCATTGTCTGCTCTGCCGGCAGGAGAGGCGGCACTGGCACTGATTCCTTCGCTCCACGGAGATGATCTGACGACGGCATTGCGAGAAAGTCAAAATCTCAATGTTGGAGATACCAGTATAAGGGGGCACAGGCTATCGACTCCTAGTTTTGTTAATCG GTACATAAGGAAAGCGTCACTGGCTGCAGAAAACGACGCAGCTGCAGCGGCAGCTCCTGGTGAGCTGATTTCCAAATGGCCAAACACTTGTCTGCTTGTATCCTGTTTCTTTGGAAAGTTAGAGCTGGTGAAGTACCTGTTGCAGAGAGGGGCACGTGTTGACGCTTGCGATGGTGACGGCAG aACGCCCCTGCACTTGGGTGCATGTTCAGGTTCGGTTGAAATAATCGAGGAGTTGTTGAAACATAATGGCAACCCGGAAGAGTGGGATGTGAACAGAAAGTGCACTCCGCTACACTGTGCAGCAGCAGCTGGGGATGTCAAGTCTGTCAAGCTGCTGCTGAAATCTGGTGCCAATGTGGATGCCGGTCTGTCAGGGAACAGCATGGACCATGAGAAAACTCCGCTGCACTATGCAGTCCTAAATGACGCCAGCGATTGCGTAGAAGAGCTACTGAGGGCGGGTGCTTCTCCAAATAATTCAGTG GTTTACACGGAAACGCCGTTGCACGTTGCGGCCAGTTTAGGCTCAGCACGTTGCGTAAGTCTTTTGTTGAATTACGGTGCAGACGTAAGGGTACAATTTGGAAGTGCAAGATCGACGCCGTTACACTTAGCTGCGGAAGAAGGTAGCGCAGATTGCACGAAGTTACTATTGGAAGCAGGAGCACCGTCGGATGCACGGAATGCCAGAGGTCAGTCAGCAATGCACTTGGCAGCGTTGGCCCAGTCTGCTGAAACGGTGGATCTCCTGATTAAAGCCGGCAGTAGCGTTAATATGGAAGATAGCGACGGTAGAACACCACTGCACGCCGCCGTCGCCAAAGCTATGAGGGGTGGAGAATTGGTGAAAGCGTTAATCCAG GCAGGGGCTCTGGTGAACAAGCCCGACAAGTACGGATATACACCGCTGCATACAGCTGCTTTGAACGAAAATTCGTCACTGGTCACACTGCTGCTGACCAAAGGTGCGGATGTTACGGCGCGCACGAAGGGAGGAATTTCGGCACTGTGTTTCATCGTGCGTAGAACCCCCAACGTATTGCCAAAATACGTGGGGCGACTCGATCAGGCTATTTCTTTGCATGACCATGAACTGGGCGATGTAGACTGCGAGTTGAAGCTGGATTTTAGACCCCTGATGACCGGTGGTCGAGGCGAGGCAGAGTTATTTCTTTGTTTGATCGAAGCTGGCCAGAGACATATTTTGAAACATCCGCTATGCGAAACCTTCTTGCACTTGAAGTGGTTGCGTATCAGGAAATTCTTTGTGTTTAGCctaatttttcactctctgTTCGCGATTATACTCAGTATTTACATTTTCTTAACATTCTATATGGAATGGTACAAGTGGAGTAAATTTCTTTACTGGCCTGTACTTGGGTTCACATGTACGCTAGCGTGTAAAGAACTTTTTCAAGTAGCTCATGGCATAACAGGTTACGCAAAACGCTGGGAAAATTGGCTGCAGTGGAGcgtcattattatttctgCGATAGTTTTAATCTGGCAGGGCACAACCTGGTCCCTACATGCCGCGGCAATAGGTGTTACATTAGTCTGGGTTGAGCTCATGATAGTCGTTGGCCGATTTCCAATGTTTGGCCTTTACATACAAATGTTCACACAAGTCGCGGtaaacttttttaaattccttGGTGCCTATTCATGTTTAATAATCGGTTTTTCATTAGGTTTCACAGTGATTCATAAGGACTACAAGTCATTCGCAAATCCAGGGGTGGGATTGATAAAAACAATTGTAATGATGTCGGGAGAGTTGGAATTTGAAGACATGTTCTGGAATGCCACGGATATCTCAATCGCGCGTGGCGCTACTATGCACCTCATGTTCTTAGTTTTCGTTATATTGGTCACTGtgattttgacaaatttactGGTAGGTCTTGCCGTTTCCGACATACAAGAGCTGCAGCGCTGTGCCGGCTTAGAGAGATTGATTAGAAGAGCCGAGCTGGTGGCACACTTGGAAAGTTTGTTGTTCTCAAAACTCTTGGATTACACTTCTATAAAAATAGTAAGGATATTTCGTAAAGGAGCCTTACTGTTGCACCCCCCGCATCACTGTGGTGTAAACATTCGCCCCAATGATCCAAGAGATAAATGTCTTCCAAGAGACTTGGCGAAAGCTGTGTATCACTTGGttgcaaagaaaaaacttcGCAACAGAGTACCCAGATACCCGTCAaatcaaagtttgattagTACGAGTGCCGGAGACATAAGAATGAGCAAAATTCAGAGATTTCCCTCGACTAGTGAATACAGCAGACAGCAGGTTACTGAATTAGTTGCTGACCTGAAGAAATGCTCGGGTAAATTAGGAACGCAATTAGACGTGTTGACAAAAAGAATTGAACTCATCGCCCAAGAAATGGATCAAAACGG AAGCAATGAGGACGCGTCTTACGTATCGTTTCCTCAAGGGAATTTTGCAAGTTTTATGGACTTCTTAGAAAGCATACCTGATTACGGAGACGTCAATCATTTGTCCAATGAGCAATTCAAACAGAAATTGGATTATTTGAAACGAAAGCAACGCACGCTACTCAAGAATCTGAAGAACTGTCTTGAAGAAAACGATGGAAAAATTGTGGGTCACCCCAAGAACATTTCAGACTTGGAATGTAAGAAGATCAGACAGTGGTGCACGGACTACAACAATTTGAGTTTGCAGGGGATGAAATGCAGTTTTGAAGAATCAAGGACGGAGAGTCCGTTACCATTTCCATCTGAAAAATTTGCTGGCCTCGCTGAAGATCAAGACCTCTTGACTTATCG CTGTAAAGATAAAGATGCAAAGACTTTGCGCAACAGGGAAATTCACTCGGCGACCAAAAGCTGGAGTACTTGGAGCCAATCGAAAAGTAGAGAAAGCGTAGAGAGTGACGCGGGTGATAGTATGGAAACAAAAAGCCTTCCTCCGGATAGTCCAAAAAAGTGGCACCCGACTGTGCCCAAGCCTTTCAATTTCACCATCAG AGAGGAAGCAGAAAAATACATGTCGGCAGTTGAACTGCAGgccgaagagagagagacaaagaACGTAGCTGGCAAACGGAATCCTCTAACCAAGCGTCATGCCAGGCCTGTTCCTCTAACTTCAAAACTTCCGATGTACGACAAGTTACTTGCTGAGAAGGAAGAAAG AAGTCGAATGGTACGGGAAGAAAGTGCCTGGAGTCTCATGTCACAGGTTCGGCCATTCAGATTGGAATGCGCTCGGAGAGCTCTGACTCGCTCAAGTCCGCAATTATGCCGAAACAGTTCCTTGACCAACGGTTCACGCTTGGCTCAGAGATTTCGCGCAAGACCTgtgccgaaaaatttattcagtacCAATGTTTATGACCGAATGATAGAAGATGACCTTTACAG atctttaagaaaaaaagttcgGGCCTCGGAGTTGTTGAAATCATCTTCGTTACCTCCATCGATGGCTGCTCGGGAGCGGATGAGGTCTGTGAACGGAGAGTTTGTTAGTCTATCACGGGAGTTGGGCATCGAACGAGTATGCGGAGGAAGGGAATCTACAGGAGCCAGTGTTACACCTTTGCCTTCTGAGAGGTCTAGATCAGCTATGACCAGCACCAGCTTATCCACGAAGGGTACCAACTTAGCGGCAGTGTTGAGATGTCAAGCTTCCAG AGAGAAAATGGAACGTGAAATTCAAGAACGAATGGAAGAAAGACGTCGAGAACAATTTTTGAAGAGCAGAGAGTCCGTCGTGCGGCGCAGGCCCGCCTGGCGAGCCTTGAGAGCTGCTGCGAG GCATGAACATGAACAAGATTTGGCTCTGAGGGCTTCCCTGCGCCGGGACGAGGCACGAGAACTAGCCGAACGCCATCGTCTCCACATGGAAATGATGCTTGGTCGAGTGACGCAAATCCCAACGTTGTTTGAACGACACTCGCAG atggaAGAAtactttcagaattttcaaacatcacCGCTTCGCCGTGCATCAGTAGGTACCAGTAACAAATCTAAGAAGAAAAGAACCAAACGACCTAACTCGGGAAGCGTTGAATCTTATTCCAGCAGTAGGAGTAGTTCAAGACCAAATTCCGGTTCAGTCGCTAGCTCAGGAACATCGGTATCCATCAGcaattcttcaaaatcatcGGACTCAAGGAAATCCGTGAAATCATCCGGGTTGTCAAAGAAAAAAGGCGACAGAGGTCCTTTGAAGGTTTCCATAAATGAAACTGCGCAACTCATCGAGGATAACGACGACAAGTATGAGAGGTATTCGAGCGATTCAATTCCAAGCGACGAGAATAACGCGAGCGCGTCCgaaagtgaagaaaataatgatagCGTCGAGCGGTTCAAGACTAAATAG
- the LOC124186926 gene encoding uncharacterized protein LOC124186926 produces the protein MGATRKPRGHDIDQGGHTEELSDWIHRARCKKVIFRRSPRRNLRVEAVLAYTISMAERELHHKQMLRLRRWQQIKEKLTITQRHCQNEEEFYESGHNEQEENVWEAPLCSALSSLDSFMSMLKAIKAPLQR, from the coding sequence ATGGGAGCCACGAGGAAGCCACGAGGACATGATATCGATCAAGGTGGTCATACCGAAGAATTGTCTGATTGGATACACAGGGCTCGCTGTAAGAAAGTAATATTCCGTCGAAGCCCCAGACGAAACCTGAGAGTGGAAGCTGTACTTGCGTACACCATTTCTATGGCTGAGCGAGAGCTGCATCACAAACAGATGTTGAGACTCAGAAGATGGCAGCAGATCAAAGAAAAACTCACCATAACCCAAAGACACTGCCAAAATGAGGAGGAGTTCTACGAATCTGGCCACAACGAACAAGAAGAGAATGTCTGGGAGGCGCCGTTGTGCTCGGCACTGAGCAGCTTGGACAGTTTTATGTCGATGCTGAAGGCGATCAAGGCTCCCTTGCAACGATGA